A single window of Nicotiana sylvestris chromosome 3, ASM39365v2, whole genome shotgun sequence DNA harbors:
- the LOC138887334 gene encoding uncharacterized protein, with translation MVRRNGEMLKRDISIRPRNCDLCYKCGKPGHFMKDCPILKQEFSKNHHEKTTKTNTVPVKDFKRKRSADNMMRHAFAAWGDSSSESEDKPDTGDSSMIAVEGEKTGYDSAFALIAQSDDDEDNGNKEVNFRDVQRNLKSYSPKKLMSLADVLITTFHSLVEDRNSLTLELGESEQTRDDLVAVVTDHKKTIKTLRKEKSDLLTEIAYLRETIVKPWTKSKPESSNKGKVIASEEHIRLENEVKAMRFRMSGEIEKNELLHTNLERVKNDFEKSLKWTWSSEATTALHTNNCENMQGAGRFKEDVQAKNQLVQKNKVFAETRTVKGSGQQWFMDSGYSKHMTRNTTDFLSLKALQKGSVSFGNGKKGYILGVGKVGKSLTRSIENVYNVNGLKYSLLSISQIYDKGNKVEFLSKICTVTDLVTGEIVLMAKRYKNIYVVDFKSLQNGDLSCLKAIDDEAKLWHKRLGHANFSLLNKLIQKDLVHGLPMSQFKMQKSL, from the exons atggtcagaagaaatggagaaatgctaAAAAGGGACATTTCTATCAGACCAAGAAACTGTGATCTTTGTTACaagtgtggaaagcctggacACTTCATGAAAGACTGTCCTATCCTAAAGCAAGAATTTTCCAAGAACCATCATGAGAAAACAACTAAGACGAACACGGTTCCTGTCAAGGACTTCAAGAGAAAAAGATCTGCTGACAATATGATGAGACATGCTTTTGCAGCATGGGGGGATTCATCTAGTGAGTCTGAAGATAAACCTGATactggtgatagttccatgatAGCAGTTGAAGGCGAAAAGACAGGATATGACTCAGCTTTTGCTTTGATAgctcaatcagatgatgatgaagacaatggcaacaaagaggtaaacttcagggatgttcagagaaatttgaaatcctattctccaaaaaaactcatgtctttagctgATGTTTTAATCACTACTTttcatagtcttgtggaggataggAATTCTTTGACATTAGAATTAGGAGaatctgaacaaactagagaCGACTTAGTGGCTGTAGTTACTGACCATAAGAAAACCATTAAAACCctcagaaaagaaaagagtgatctgTTGACAGAAATTGCATacctaagggaaacaatagtgaaaccatggactaagtcaaaacctgaaaGTTCTAATAAGGGAAAGGTGATAGCaagtgaggaacacattaggcttgaaaatgaggtGAAAGCTATGAGATTTAGGATGTCTGgtgaaattgagaaaaacgagCTTCTCCATACTAATCTGGAAAGAGTAAAGAATGATTTTGAAAAgtccctaaagtggacctggtcctcagaagctaCCACTGCCTTGCATACTAATAATTGTGAAAACATGCAGGGAgcagg GCGCTTCAAGGAAGATGTCCAGGCCAAGAATCAACtagttcagaaaaacaaagtgtttgctgaaacg AGAACAGTGAAAGGAAgtggtcaacaatggttcatggatagtgggtaTTCAAAACACATGACTAGGAACACCacagactttctttcactaaaagccttGCAAaaagggagtgtatcctttggcaatggcaaaaaggggtacattcttggagttggaaaagtcgggAAATCACTTACTCgttctattgaaaatgtgtacaaTGTAAATGgccttaagtacagtctcttgagtatTTCTCAAATttatgataaaggaaacaaggtcgaattcttgtccaaaatatgtacagtcactgaTCTTGTGACCGGTGAAATAGTACTtatggccaaaagatacaagaacatttATGTCGTTGATTTCAAGTCCTTACAGaatggtgatctgagttgtctgaaagctATTGATGATGAAGCTAAACTATGGCACAAAAGACTGGGCCATGCAAATTTTTCTCTtttgaacaaactaattcagaaggacctggtccatggtctgcctatgtcacaattcaagatgcaaaaaagtctgtga